The following are encoded in a window of Streptomyces sp. 11x1 genomic DNA:
- a CDS encoding NAD(P)/FAD-dependent oxidoreductase codes for MTTPRSVLIVGESLAGITAARHLRSLGHTGPVTIIGDEEHGAYSRPPLSKAVLKDPAADQTLGLSLDGLDIEVIRSPAVAADTRRRTVTTTDGRHVGYDALIVATGAAARRLATPGQRGELVLRTLDDARLLRARLADADSAIVIGAGFLGMEVASACAARGIPVTVVDADRPLRRILGDHLSAEITARASAHGIRFVRVSGFATLTGDPVGGVALPDGTELTAALVVTCAGEVPCVGWLAGTGLADRLGVGIDDACATTVPGVFAAGDVTYLRGDGTRPDRRAPFWSNAVAQGRTAAASALGLPSPGPAQDDYFWTDVAGLTVKIVGRLPLLGEPTTVQGSVADGRALLTWSHADGTSTAVAYGLRKPVAALRALAATSSPP; via the coding sequence GTGACCACACCGCGCTCGGTGCTCATCGTCGGAGAGTCGCTCGCCGGTATCACCGCCGCCCGCCACCTGCGCAGCCTCGGCCACACCGGACCGGTCACGATCATCGGCGACGAGGAGCACGGCGCCTACTCCCGCCCGCCCCTGTCCAAGGCAGTCCTGAAAGACCCGGCCGCGGACCAGACCCTGGGTCTGTCCCTCGACGGGCTCGACATCGAGGTCATCCGCTCGCCCGCCGTCGCCGCCGACACCCGGCGCCGCACCGTCACAACAACCGACGGCCGCCACGTCGGCTACGACGCGCTGATCGTCGCCACCGGCGCGGCCGCCCGCCGGCTCGCCACGCCCGGGCAGCGGGGAGAACTCGTCCTGCGCACCCTGGACGACGCCCGCCTGCTCCGCGCCCGCCTGGCGGACGCCGACTCGGCGATCGTGATCGGCGCCGGCTTCCTCGGCATGGAGGTGGCCAGTGCCTGCGCCGCCCGCGGCATCCCGGTCACCGTCGTGGACGCCGACCGGCCGCTGCGACGTATCCTCGGCGACCACCTGTCCGCCGAGATCACCGCACGTGCCTCAGCACACGGCATCCGCTTCGTGCGGGTCAGCGGCTTCGCCACCCTGACCGGCGACCCCGTGGGCGGCGTGGCGCTCCCGGACGGCACCGAGCTCACCGCCGCCCTGGTGGTCACCTGCGCCGGAGAAGTGCCCTGCGTCGGCTGGCTGGCAGGGACGGGCCTCGCCGACCGCCTCGGTGTCGGTATCGACGATGCCTGCGCCACCACCGTGCCCGGCGTGTTCGCCGCCGGCGACGTCACCTACCTCCGCGGCGACGGCACACGACCCGACCGGCGTGCGCCCTTCTGGTCCAACGCCGTCGCCCAGGGCAGGACGGCGGCGGCCTCGGCCCTCGGTCTCCCGTCGCCGGGACCAGCGCAGGACGACTACTTCTGGACCGACGTCGCCGGTCTCACCGTCAAGATCGTCGGCCGTCTGCCGCTGCTCGGCGAACCCACCACAGTGCAGGGCAGTGTGGCCGACGGACGTGCGCTGCTGACCTGGAGTCATGCAGACGGAACGTCGACGGCGGTCGCCTACGGACTGCGCAAACCGGTCGCCGCGCTGCGGGCCTTGGCCGCCACGTCCTCGCCACCGTGA
- a CDS encoding cytochrome P450 codes for MVPKAVNEIVRYESPIRAFSRTAAHDTELAGVPLRKGSRVLVLYGSANRDPLEWDDPDTFDIRRDAARQLGFGQGSHGCAGQGLARMETSAFLRALVERVDRIEVTGPPEWALNNVIHRLERLPLELIPA; via the coding sequence CTGGTCCCGAAGGCCGTCAACGAGATCGTCCGCTACGAATCCCCCATCCGCGCCTTCTCCCGCACCGCAGCCCATGACACGGAACTCGCGGGCGTCCCCCTCCGCAAGGGCTCCCGGGTGCTGGTCCTCTACGGCTCCGCCAACCGCGACCCGCTGGAGTGGGACGACCCGGACACCTTCGACATCCGCCGCGACGCCGCCCGCCAACTCGGCTTCGGGCAGGGTTCCCACGGCTGCGCGGGCCAGGGCCTGGCGCGCATGGAGACCTCCGCGTTCCTGCGCGCCCTGGTCGAACGCGTCGACCGCATCGAGGTGACCGGCCCACCCGAGTGGGCCCTGAACAACGTCATCCATCGCCTCGAGCGCCTGCCGCTCGAACTCATCCCCGCCTGA
- a CDS encoding ferredoxin: protein MKISVDRPRCEGHGLCADQAPDVFSLDDDAELTYHFEDADVPDEHQPAARAAVGACPVAALRVLS, encoded by the coding sequence ATGAAGATCTCCGTCGACCGTCCCCGCTGCGAAGGCCACGGCCTGTGCGCCGACCAGGCCCCCGACGTCTTCAGCCTGGACGACGACGCCGAACTCACCTACCACTTCGAGGACGCCGACGTCCCCGACGAGCATCAGCCCGCCGCCCGCGCGGCCGTGGGCGCTTGCCCGGTCGCCGCCCTGCGAGTCCTGTCGTGA
- a CDS encoding DoxX family protein: MTTAHTTLAIVLTLVFLPLGLAKIAAVPFMRQAAAHLGMSAGLYRVIGTLEVAGAVGLLLGLFAAPLGVAAAAGLALLMAAAAVVHLRHGDPPVQALPAAVLVLTALAYAGAVIAGG; this comes from the coding sequence ATGACGACCGCACACACCACCCTCGCCATCGTCCTGACCCTGGTCTTCCTCCCCCTGGGGCTGGCGAAGATCGCCGCGGTGCCGTTCATGCGGCAGGCAGCCGCGCACCTGGGCATGTCAGCGGGCCTCTACCGCGTCATCGGCACCCTGGAAGTGGCGGGAGCCGTCGGCCTGCTGCTCGGCCTGTTCGCGGCCCCTCTCGGGGTGGCCGCCGCTGCCGGGCTGGCTCTGCTCATGGCCGCTGCCGCGGTGGTTCACCTGCGCCATGGCGACCCGCCCGTGCAGGCCCTGCCTGCCGCCGTACTGGTTCTGACGGCGCTGGCGTACGCCGGGGCGGTGATCGCCGGCGGCTGA